In Nomia melanderi isolate GNS246 chromosome 5, iyNomMela1, whole genome shotgun sequence, a single genomic region encodes these proteins:
- the RpL39 gene encoding ribosomal protein L39, giving the protein MSAHKTFIIKRKLAKKLKQNRPIPQWVRMRTGNTIRYNAKRRHWRRTKLKL; this is encoded by the exons TCGGCTCACAAAACATTTATTATCAAGCGAAAGCTTGCtaaaaaactgaaacaaaaCAGGCCAATTCCTCAGTGGGTTAGAATGCGTACTGGCAACACAATCCG GTACAATGCTAAGAGGCGTCATTGGAGAAGAACTAAATTGAAGCTGtaa